One window of Pirellulales bacterium genomic DNA carries:
- a CDS encoding ubiquinol-cytochrome c reductase iron-sulfur subunit: protein MPASQSPPLPSSPPPVAEDGRRGFFAQASAVVIGGLLVVCPFLAGLSVFADPLRRKSGNGQFLRVARLDALAEDGAPRRFPVVADRRDAWTKYPPAPIGAVFLRRVKSPAQVEAFNVICPHLGCSVSFNAPRDIFQCPCHTSAFDVEGQVLSGPSPRGLDTLECEIRDNGSGSEIWVKFENFHTGRTDKEPKA from the coding sequence ATGCCAGCTTCGCAGAGCCCCCCCCTGCCCTCTTCACCGCCGCCCGTCGCAGAAGACGGACGACGCGGATTCTTTGCCCAAGCAAGCGCCGTCGTAATCGGCGGGTTGCTTGTCGTATGTCCGTTCCTGGCCGGCTTGAGCGTTTTTGCCGATCCGTTACGGCGAAAGAGCGGCAATGGGCAATTCTTGCGAGTGGCTCGACTCGATGCTTTGGCCGAAGACGGTGCGCCGCGTCGTTTTCCCGTCGTGGCGGATCGTCGCGACGCCTGGACCAAGTATCCGCCGGCGCCGATCGGCGCGGTGTTTCTACGACGCGTGAAAAGCCCTGCCCAGGTTGAAGCGTTCAACGTGATCTGCCCGCATCTGGGGTGCTCGGTGTCATTCAACGCACCACGCGACATATTCCAATGCCCCTGCCACACCAGTGCTTTCGATGTCGAGGGACAGGTGCTTTCCGGTCCCAGCCCGCGCGGGCTCGACACGCTCGAATGTGAAATTCGCGACAATGGTTCGGGGAGCGAAATCTGGGTGAAGTTTGAAAATTTTCATACGGGCCGTACGGATAAGGAGCCCAAGGCATGA
- a CDS encoding HTTM domain-containing protein: MMRLVSDYVRDLATWLVAGWNRFWFLPSDPATLSLIRILAGAMLFYTHLVWSIGLEDFFLPTGWVSPEAASAAQPDPFSWSYFWLINSSGALWTVHIAALIIFAMLTIGLFSRFAAVASFLASVSYVNRVPGAQFGLDQINVMLAMYLMLGPCGARYSVDRLLADRDEAAAPPVIPSVSANLAIRLIQVHMCVIYFFAGLSKLQGETWWRGDALWGAVANLEYQSWDLTWLATWPVLVAALTHITVFWELSFCALIWVPKLRPLILAMAVPLHMGIALGMGMITFGLVMLIGCTSFVSPRLVRMLIERAPAEEGRGEEAVSTPTAAVARPQQRRRPPAARASKLN, from the coding sequence ATGATGCGGCTGGTGAGTGATTATGTTCGCGACCTGGCCACGTGGCTCGTGGCGGGCTGGAACCGTTTCTGGTTCCTGCCCTCCGATCCGGCGACGCTGTCGTTGATTCGGATTCTCGCAGGCGCGATGTTGTTCTATACGCACCTGGTGTGGTCGATCGGGCTCGAAGATTTCTTTCTGCCGACGGGCTGGGTCTCGCCCGAGGCGGCCAGTGCCGCGCAGCCCGATCCGTTTTCGTGGAGCTACTTCTGGTTAATCAATTCCAGTGGCGCGTTGTGGACCGTTCACATCGCGGCATTAATCATCTTTGCCATGTTGACGATCGGCCTGTTCAGCCGCTTCGCGGCCGTGGCCTCGTTTCTGGCGTCAGTCTCCTATGTGAACCGCGTTCCGGGCGCGCAATTCGGCCTCGACCAGATCAATGTCATGCTGGCCATGTATCTCATGCTGGGGCCGTGCGGCGCGCGGTACTCCGTCGATCGGCTATTGGCCGATCGCGACGAGGCGGCTGCGCCTCCGGTGATCCCCAGCGTCTCGGCGAACCTGGCCATCCGCCTGATACAAGTACACATGTGCGTGATCTACTTCTTCGCGGGCCTATCAAAGCTGCAGGGCGAAACCTGGTGGCGCGGCGACGCTCTTTGGGGCGCCGTGGCAAATCTCGAGTACCAGTCCTGGGATCTAACGTGGTTGGCAACCTGGCCCGTGCTGGTGGCGGCATTGACGCACATCACGGTCTTTTGGGAACTCTCGTTTTGCGCCCTGATTTGGGTGCCAAAACTACGACCGCTGATCCTGGCCATGGCCGTCCCGCTGCACATGGGAATTGCCCTGGGGATGGGCATGATCACGTTCGGGCTGGTAATGCTGATCGGCTGCACATCCTTTGTCTCGCCGCGATTGGTGCGCATGCTGATCGAACGCGCACCCGCGGAAGAGGGCAGGGGGGAGGAAGCCGTTTCTACCCCCACAGCAGCCGTCGCCCGACCGCAGCAACGCCGCCGCCCACCGGCCGCCAGAGCCTCGAAGCTCAACTGA
- a CDS encoding DHHA1 domain-containing protein: MAIDWPRFVEVVREHHRFILTSHVRPDCDALGSELGMAQVLEALGKEALIVNAQATPANLAFIDPTNRIQVLGRDVSLADLMDYDGLMVLDTSAWAQLAEMGDVIRATKAKKIVLDHHISSDDLGAEVFRNVKAEATGRLVQEAARELGVALTPEIATPLFAALATDTGWFRFASVSGETYSFGGQLVEAGARPDAIYNAIYEQDTLARVQLRGRVLARTQTELDGRLVFTSVTREDFGATGAAASDTEDVVNLTLVIAGTEVAVIFVEQQDGRVKVSFRSRAGLDCSRMAENFGGGGHKAAAGAMVPGPLAAAEPRVLDAVRAAMR, translated from the coding sequence ATGGCAATTGACTGGCCACGTTTCGTGGAAGTGGTGCGGGAGCATCATCGTTTCATACTTACCAGCCATGTGCGCCCGGACTGTGACGCGCTGGGAAGTGAACTGGGTATGGCGCAGGTGCTGGAAGCGCTGGGCAAGGAAGCGCTGATCGTCAATGCGCAGGCGACGCCAGCGAACCTGGCGTTCATCGACCCGACGAATCGCATTCAAGTTCTTGGGCGCGATGTGTCCCTCGCCGACCTGATGGATTACGACGGTCTGATGGTGCTCGATACGAGCGCTTGGGCGCAGTTGGCCGAGATGGGCGATGTCATTCGCGCCACCAAGGCCAAGAAGATCGTGCTCGATCATCACATCAGCAGCGACGATCTGGGAGCCGAGGTCTTTCGCAATGTTAAGGCCGAGGCCACTGGTCGATTGGTCCAGGAAGCCGCCCGCGAGTTGGGCGTGGCATTGACCCCCGAGATTGCGACGCCGTTGTTTGCCGCACTGGCCACCGACACCGGGTGGTTTCGTTTCGCGTCGGTCAGTGGTGAGACCTACAGTTTCGGGGGACAACTCGTCGAAGCGGGAGCCCGTCCGGATGCGATTTACAACGCGATCTACGAACAAGATACGCTAGCGCGCGTGCAATTGCGCGGCCGAGTGTTGGCCCGAACCCAGACTGAACTCGATGGCCGATTGGTTTTCACTTCGGTAACGCGCGAAGACTTTGGCGCCACCGGCGCTGCCGCCTCCGATACCGAGGACGTGGTGAATCTGACGCTGGTGATCGCGGGCACGGAAGTCGCTGTAATCTTTGTCGAGCAGCAGGACGGGCGAGTCAAAGTCAGCTTTCGAAGCCGTGCCGGTTTGGATTGCAGCCGGATGGCCGAAAATTTTGGCGGTGGCGGACACAAAGCGGCGGCCGGCGCGATGGTGCCGGGGCCCTTGGCCGCGGCCGAGCCGCGCGTGCTTGACGCCGTGCGCGCAGCGATGCGATAA
- a CDS encoding TIGR03000 domain-containing protein — translation MFFGNVKKLVLGGLVASVAWSMAAPQADAFWHHRRYGSSGGSWGSSGSSGSSGGWYSSGGSSSSGSWGGYYGSSGSSGGSSGSSGGWYSSGGSWGSSGGSSGGSSGGSSGGSNGGYTTVRDVPAGQVPAAPVAPGTPSEPPMLDQSPAPGTDAPQTMNGTGRSAVLSVHVPTDAKVYVNGMLTRSTGMDRRFVSNGLRPGFNYTYEVRAISERNGQTVEDRKVVQLQAGQSADVNLPLQGQEAADERTATKPIKTSLKLHVPADAKVFLSGNESKSTGSTREFVTTKLNDGQSWDNYTVRVELERNGQKISKVERISLAAGESRELTIDVDAAQVAQASTGTDVQ, via the coding sequence ATGTTCTTCGGCAACGTAAAGAAATTGGTGCTTGGCGGCTTGGTCGCTAGCGTCGCCTGGTCGATGGCTGCACCGCAAGCTGACGCGTTTTGGCACCACCGCCGCTATGGTTCGTCCGGCGGTTCGTGGGGTTCGTCTGGTTCGTCCGGTTCCTCGGGCGGCTGGTACTCGAGCGGTGGTAGCTCGTCGTCCGGTAGCTGGGGCGGATACTATGGTTCGTCGGGTTCGTCCGGTGGATCGTCGGGCTCGAGCGGCGGCTGGTACTCCAGCGGCGGCAGCTGGGGTTCGAGCGGTGGCAGCAGCGGCGGTAGCAGTGGTGGCAGCAGCGGCGGGTCGAACGGTGGTTACACCACGGTTCGCGACGTTCCGGCTGGCCAGGTCCCCGCGGCTCCGGTCGCTCCGGGCACTCCGTCGGAACCGCCGATGTTGGATCAGTCTCCGGCTCCCGGAACTGACGCCCCCCAAACGATGAATGGCACGGGCCGCTCGGCGGTGCTGAGCGTGCATGTTCCGACCGACGCCAAGGTCTACGTCAACGGCATGTTGACCCGTAGCACTGGCATGGATCGTCGCTTTGTCTCGAACGGTCTCCGTCCGGGTTTCAACTACACGTACGAAGTGCGTGCGATCAGCGAGCGGAACGGCCAAACGGTCGAAGACCGCAAGGTCGTCCAGTTGCAAGCCGGTCAATCGGCTGATGTGAACCTGCCGCTGCAGGGTCAAGAAGCGGCCGACGAGCGGACCGCCACCAAGCCGATCAAGACCAGCCTGAAGCTGCATGTCCCCGCCGATGCGAAGGTCTTTCTGTCGGGTAACGAATCGAAGTCGACTGGTTCGACTCGCGAATTCGTCACCACGAAGCTGAACGACGGCCAGAGCTGGGACAACTACACCGTGCGTGTCGAACTCGAACGCAACGGTCAGAAGATCTCGAAGGTCGAGCGCATCTCGCTGGCCGCCGGCGAGTCGCGTGAACTGACGATCGACGTCGATGCGGCCCAGGTCGCTCAGGCGTCGACCGGAACTGACGTTCAGTAG
- a CDS encoding protein-L-isoaspartate(D-aspartate) O-methyltransferase, whose product MTRALPLLLVVFLAAAETARAQATQAEYDAARNQMVDQDIVAPGITDRGVINSMRKTLRHEFVPSGERQHAYYDMALPIGAGQTISPPFIVAYMTEQLEPQPTDKVLEIGTGSGFQAAILSPLVDKVYSIEIVDVLGKRAAATLKRLKYTNVITKVDDGYKGWAEHAPFDKIVVTCSPEDVPKPLVDQLKEGGRMIVPLGQRYQQVLYLFRKEDGKLVSEALRPTLFVPMTGTAEDQRQVKPDPLHPSIINGTFEETNKDSEEPRGWHYLRHGELTGGAPEGKRAITFTNDVPGRGCQALQAFPVDGRKVDQLELSTWVRVKDVQPGQNSEQLPMLAITFYDAKRAMVGQRGLGPWRGTADWKREEGHVRVPTNAREAIVRIGLLGGVGEVSFDDVQISGTPKNEKEK is encoded by the coding sequence ATGACTCGCGCGCTTCCCCTTCTGCTGGTAGTTTTCCTCGCCGCCGCCGAAACGGCACGTGCTCAGGCTACGCAAGCCGAGTATGACGCGGCACGCAATCAGATGGTCGACCAGGACATCGTCGCGCCCGGCATCACGGATCGTGGCGTAATCAACTCCATGCGCAAGACGCTGCGACACGAGTTCGTACCCTCCGGCGAGCGGCAGCACGCGTATTACGATATGGCGCTGCCGATCGGCGCCGGACAGACGATCTCGCCACCATTCATCGTGGCCTACATGACCGAACAGCTCGAGCCACAGCCGACCGATAAGGTGCTCGAAATCGGTACCGGCAGCGGCTTTCAGGCCGCCATACTTTCACCGCTGGTCGACAAGGTCTATTCGATCGAAATCGTCGATGTACTCGGTAAGCGCGCGGCCGCCACGTTGAAGCGATTGAAGTACACGAACGTCATCACCAAAGTCGACGACGGCTACAAAGGTTGGGCCGAGCATGCGCCATTCGACAAGATCGTCGTCACGTGCTCTCCCGAGGACGTGCCGAAGCCGCTCGTCGATCAATTGAAAGAAGGGGGCCGCATGATCGTCCCCCTCGGGCAGCGGTACCAGCAGGTGCTGTATCTGTTTCGCAAGGAAGACGGCAAGTTGGTTTCCGAAGCGTTGCGCCCCACACTGTTCGTTCCCATGACCGGCACGGCCGAGGACCAACGACAGGTAAAACCCGATCCGCTGCATCCGTCGATCATCAACGGCACGTTCGAGGAAACGAACAAGGATAGCGAAGAGCCGCGCGGCTGGCATTATTTACGGCACGGCGAATTGACCGGCGGGGCTCCGGAAGGAAAGCGCGCGATCACCTTCACAAACGATGTTCCCGGCCGAGGCTGTCAGGCGCTGCAAGCCTTTCCCGTGGACGGGCGCAAGGTCGACCAGCTCGAGCTTTCGACCTGGGTACGCGTCAAGGATGTGCAGCCGGGTCAGAATTCCGAACAACTGCCGATGCTGGCCATCACCTTCTACGATGCGAAACGGGCGATGGTCGGGCAACGCGGACTGGGACCCTGGCGCGGCACGGCCGACTGGAAACGCGAGGAAGGACACGTCCGCGTCCCCACCAACGCTCGCGAAGCCATCGTGCGAATCGGATTGCTGGGGGGCGTGGGCGAAGTTTCGTTCGACGATGTGCAGATTTCTGGCACGCCGAAAAACGAAAAAGAAAAATAA
- a CDS encoding FtsW/RodA/SpoVE family cell cycle protein: protein MLPVAWPQRIPWGLLLSAVGLLALGWVGIARSEELGDGDGHYVRQQVIWSVAACCVTWLATMVGYRWLTHYAYAAFLAILFLLVAVFFFPEIHGTHRWLRLGRVGLQPSEFAKPVFVLALARYLMSGENYRTLRGLLIPLTLTLVPVILVLREPDLGTSLVFIPVLFAMLYAAGARKTDLVVLTVCGIVMLPLLWTQMSGEQKSRVTALFDQSGPDRAPSDDGYHLHQSKQLLSLGGIRGSMIAGEAVADRAVYQLPEDHTDFVFIVLAERLGWCGVLAVLVLEFGVVISAMGIAQATREPFGRLTAMGLATLVGVQAVINTAMTVGILPVTGLSLPLVSYGGSGLIAHSLALGLLVNIALRPGFEVTATPFRFVARRPVRQV, encoded by the coding sequence ATGCTACCGGTTGCCTGGCCGCAACGTATTCCCTGGGGGCTGCTGCTGTCGGCAGTGGGGTTGCTAGCGTTGGGTTGGGTGGGCATCGCGCGCAGCGAGGAACTCGGCGACGGCGATGGTCACTATGTGCGCCAACAGGTGATCTGGTCGGTCGCTGCGTGCTGCGTCACGTGGCTCGCGACGATGGTGGGCTATCGCTGGCTGACGCACTACGCGTACGCCGCTTTCCTGGCGATTCTATTTCTGCTCGTAGCGGTCTTTTTCTTCCCCGAGATTCACGGCACGCATCGCTGGCTGCGCCTGGGGCGCGTCGGTTTACAACCGTCGGAGTTCGCCAAACCGGTCTTCGTACTGGCGCTAGCGCGATATCTGATGTCGGGGGAGAATTATCGCACGCTGCGCGGCCTGCTTATCCCTTTGACGTTGACCCTGGTTCCCGTCATTTTGGTATTGCGCGAACCGGATTTGGGAACATCGCTGGTCTTCATTCCGGTGCTGTTCGCCATGCTTTATGCCGCAGGGGCGCGCAAGACCGACCTGGTCGTGTTGACCGTGTGCGGGATCGTGATGTTGCCCCTCCTGTGGACGCAAATGAGCGGCGAGCAGAAATCTCGCGTCACGGCGCTTTTCGATCAATCCGGGCCTGATAGAGCTCCCAGCGATGACGGTTATCATCTGCACCAGTCGAAGCAGCTACTCTCGCTGGGCGGGATCCGAGGAAGCATGATCGCAGGCGAGGCCGTGGCGGATCGGGCCGTTTACCAACTGCCCGAGGATCACACCGACTTTGTTTTCATCGTCCTGGCCGAGCGGCTCGGCTGGTGTGGCGTGCTTGCGGTGCTGGTTCTCGAATTTGGCGTCGTCATCAGCGCCATGGGAATCGCGCAAGCGACCCGCGAGCCATTTGGACGATTGACGGCCATGGGACTTGCGACGTTGGTCGGGGTGCAGGCCGTGATCAATACCGCGATGACGGTGGGGATTTTGCCGGTGACCGGGCTGTCATTGCCGTTGGTTAGCTATGGCGGATCGGGGTTGATCGCGCACAGCTTGGCGTTGGGATTACTGGTGAACATTGCGCTACGGCCAGGCTTCGAGGTGACGGCCACGCCGTTTCGATTCGTGGCGCGCAGACCCGTGCGACAGGTTTGA
- a CDS encoding TIGR03960 family B12-binding radical SAM protein — MAHIDDVLGFGGFAVFFSPRRNMLNERLKTLVVDRLLPRVQRPAQYLGGELNAVRKDHSTVRGKLCLAFPDSYTIGMSHHGLQVLYSLMNAREDWACERVFAPWVDMEQELRAAELPLYSLETFTPLASFDVLGFTLQYELSYTNVLTMLDLGGVAVLGSERTLAEPLVIAGGPCAQNPEPLADFIDVFVVGDGEPSLPRLCDEWLNIRADIIGGEGIRDGQRGRDQRSRALLQLATRLPFAYVPRWYEAEYDESGKLLATRSTHPDVPATIEPSVIDDLDAMPLPLAPLVPVVECVHDRIAIEIMRGCPWQCRFCQSTVIKRPLRVRRVETIVAAALAAYHSTGFNEISLLSLSTSDYPWFVELLARMHETFAPLGVKLALPSLRVNEQLRGVAALLSSDRRGLTLAPEVARDDMREQIRKKITNEDLYVGCREAFRHGWRHVKLYFMCGLPGERAVDLDGIVEMAETISRIGKEELGQYAKVTASVSNFVPKPHTPYQWNGMQSREYLRWARNYLLKKRRIRAVEVKCHPIEDSLVEGVLSRGDRRVGAAILLAWRRGARFDSWGEQFDAARWWQAFEDCAIDIPKVLHHTEPLDARLPWDHINVRKGRTYLEKEQTRSVLQLASMADAV; from the coding sequence GTGGCCCACATTGACGATGTGTTGGGTTTTGGCGGTTTTGCAGTTTTTTTCAGCCCCAGGCGCAACATGCTTAACGAGCGGCTGAAAACACTCGTGGTCGATCGCCTGTTGCCGCGGGTGCAACGTCCCGCGCAGTATCTGGGGGGCGAGCTGAACGCGGTCCGCAAGGACCACTCGACCGTGCGTGGCAAGCTCTGTCTGGCCTTTCCTGATTCGTACACGATCGGAATGAGCCATCACGGATTGCAAGTTCTGTATTCGCTGATGAACGCTCGGGAGGACTGGGCGTGCGAGCGTGTCTTCGCTCCCTGGGTGGATATGGAGCAAGAGCTCCGCGCGGCAGAATTGCCTCTTTACAGCTTAGAGACCTTCACGCCGCTGGCGAGTTTTGACGTGCTCGGCTTTACGTTGCAATACGAGCTGTCGTATACGAACGTACTGACGATGCTCGACTTAGGAGGGGTCGCCGTCTTAGGCAGCGAGCGGACATTGGCCGAGCCGCTGGTGATCGCGGGCGGCCCGTGCGCGCAGAATCCGGAGCCCCTGGCCGACTTTATCGACGTTTTTGTCGTTGGGGATGGCGAACCCAGCCTGCCACGATTGTGCGACGAGTGGTTGAATATCCGCGCCGATATCATCGGCGGCGAGGGAATTCGTGACGGCCAGCGCGGCCGCGACCAGCGCTCCCGAGCGCTGCTGCAATTAGCTACGCGGCTGCCGTTTGCTTACGTGCCCCGCTGGTACGAAGCGGAATACGACGAGAGCGGGAAATTGCTGGCCACGCGGTCGACACATCCGGATGTGCCGGCGACGATCGAGCCCTCGGTGATCGACGATTTGGACGCGATGCCGCTTCCGCTGGCTCCGCTAGTGCCGGTTGTCGAATGCGTACACGATCGGATTGCCATCGAGATCATGCGTGGATGCCCCTGGCAGTGCCGCTTTTGCCAGAGCACCGTGATCAAGCGTCCCTTGCGCGTGCGACGTGTGGAGACGATCGTCGCGGCGGCGCTTGCCGCTTACCACAGCACCGGCTTCAACGAGATTTCACTACTTTCGCTTTCGACCAGCGACTATCCGTGGTTCGTCGAGTTGCTCGCGCGGATGCACGAGACCTTTGCGCCGCTGGGAGTCAAGCTGGCGCTACCGAGCCTGCGCGTCAACGAGCAATTGCGTGGCGTGGCGGCGCTCTTGTCGAGCGATCGTCGCGGGCTGACGCTGGCGCCCGAGGTAGCGCGCGACGATATGCGCGAGCAGATTCGCAAGAAGATCACGAACGAAGATCTGTACGTTGGATGTCGCGAGGCGTTTCGCCACGGTTGGCGGCATGTAAAGCTGTATTTCATGTGCGGCCTGCCCGGTGAACGGGCCGTCGACTTGGATGGGATCGTCGAGATGGCCGAAACCATCTCACGCATCGGCAAGGAAGAACTGGGGCAATACGCGAAGGTGACGGCCAGCGTGTCGAATTTCGTTCCCAAGCCACACACGCCGTACCAATGGAACGGAATGCAATCGCGAGAATACCTGCGGTGGGCGCGAAATTATCTGTTGAAGAAGCGGCGAATTCGGGCTGTTGAGGTCAAGTGTCATCCGATCGAGGATTCGTTGGTCGAGGGGGTTCTCAGCCGTGGCGATCGCCGCGTCGGCGCGGCGATTTTGCTCGCCTGGCGGCGCGGCGCGCGATTTGATAGTTGGGGAGAGCAATTCGACGCCGCTCGCTGGTGGCAAGCGTTCGAGGATTGCGCGATCGACATTCCCAAGGTCTTGCATCACACCGAGCCCTTGGATGCCCGGCTGCCGTGGGATCATATCAACGTGCGTAAAGGGCGCACGTACCTCGAGAAGGAACAAACTCGCTCCGTGCTGCAACTGGCCTCGATGGCCGATGCCGTATAA
- a CDS encoding Cof-type HAD-IIB family hydrolase: protein MAIDIDGTLVNSRDQLTAPTRAALRKAVASGIRVVLATGRRYSRALPLVEPLSLDVPLVTASGALIKDPLDHRTLFRASFAPGVLEEALRMVDQAGYDPLLYADTYAEGFDLYCRRTQVEQPELMEFFERNPDCHRLCPELVATPPPGVFSCFAMGPREEMMALCGQLEERFPEDLYVHVLRSPRYAGYMCEIAPAGVTKWSGIEHLAHDWGIADAEICAVGDDVNDIPMIRAAGLGVAMGNAQDEVKAAADRIAPGHDEDGLAAVVEWLLN, encoded by the coding sequence TTGGCCATTGATATCGATGGAACGCTGGTAAACAGCCGGGATCAATTGACGGCGCCCACCCGCGCGGCGCTGCGCAAGGCGGTTGCGTCTGGCATTCGCGTCGTGCTGGCCACGGGGCGTCGTTACAGCCGCGCGCTTCCCCTGGTCGAGCCATTGTCGCTGGACGTCCCACTGGTCACGGCCAGTGGCGCCCTCATTAAAGACCCACTCGACCATCGCACATTGTTCCGCGCGTCGTTTGCGCCGGGCGTGCTCGAAGAGGCATTGCGAATGGTCGACCAGGCGGGCTACGACCCGTTGCTGTACGCCGACACTTACGCCGAGGGGTTCGATCTTTACTGCCGGCGCACGCAGGTCGAGCAGCCTGAGCTGATGGAGTTTTTCGAGAGGAATCCTGATTGCCACCGCCTCTGCCCCGAGTTGGTTGCCACTCCACCGCCGGGTGTTTTCTCGTGTTTTGCGATGGGGCCGCGGGAAGAAATGATGGCCCTGTGCGGGCAATTGGAAGAGCGTTTTCCGGAAGACCTTTATGTACACGTGCTTCGCAGTCCGCGCTATGCGGGATACATGTGCGAGATCGCTCCGGCCGGCGTGACGAAATGGAGCGGCATCGAACACCTGGCGCACGATTGGGGAATCGCCGACGCAGAAATTTGCGCCGTCGGTGACGACGTGAACGATATCCCGATGATCCGTGCCGCGGGCTTGGGCGTAGCGATGGGAAACGCACAGGACGAAGTAAAGGCCGCGGCCGATCGGATCGCTCCGGGGCATGACGAAGATGGGTTGGCGGCGGTTGTCGAATGGCTGCTGAACTGA
- a CDS encoding bifunctional riboflavin kinase/FAD synthetase — MKLFRELAEFPSELRGGAIAIGNFDGVHRGHARIVEQLLAKARGVAGPAVVFTFDPHPVRLLRPSEAPPPLTWTDRKAELLAALGVDAIIAYPTDEALLHLDAQQFFDAIVRGALDARAMVEGPNFYFGRGRSGTIDVLRRLTAAAGIQLDIVDPVVIDGEIVSSSRVRQLLSAGKVDEAGRLLTRPYRLRGMVTHGAARGSKIGFPTANLAAIDTLLPGLGVYAGLAWHQGRSWPAAINVGPNPTFGEQALKLEVHLIDFSGALYGQPLEVDFLGRLRDIHPFANIAELQAQLGRDVAAARQMAAAYRT; from the coding sequence GTGAAGCTTTTTCGCGAACTGGCGGAGTTTCCCTCCGAATTGCGCGGCGGCGCGATCGCGATTGGCAATTTCGACGGCGTGCATCGCGGTCACGCCCGAATTGTCGAGCAGCTTTTAGCCAAGGCGCGCGGTGTCGCCGGTCCTGCGGTGGTATTCACCTTCGACCCGCACCCGGTGCGACTATTGCGCCCGTCCGAGGCTCCGCCTCCGTTGACGTGGACCGATCGCAAGGCGGAATTGTTGGCTGCACTGGGCGTGGACGCCATCATCGCCTATCCCACAGACGAGGCGCTACTGCACCTCGACGCGCAGCAATTCTTCGACGCCATCGTGCGCGGCGCTCTGGATGCGCGGGCGATGGTCGAGGGCCCCAATTTCTACTTCGGCCGCGGCCGGAGCGGGACGATCGACGTGTTACGTCGGCTGACGGCGGCCGCTGGGATCCAGTTGGATATTGTCGATCCGGTCGTGATCGACGGAGAAATCGTTTCCAGCTCGCGCGTGCGGCAACTACTCTCTGCGGGAAAGGTCGACGAGGCCGGGCGGTTGCTCACCAGGCCCTATCGGTTGCGGGGCATGGTCACTCACGGCGCGGCCCGGGGAAGCAAAATCGGCTTTCCGACCGCCAATCTCGCGGCGATCGACACGCTTCTGCCAGGTCTGGGGGTTTATGCAGGTTTGGCCTGGCATCAAGGGCGCTCCTGGCCGGCGGCCATCAACGTGGGACCAAATCCGACCTTCGGGGAACAGGCGCTCAAGCTGGAAGTCCATTTGATCGACTTTAGCGGCGCGCTGTACGGACAACCCCTCGAGGTTGACTTCCTGGGCCGACTGAGGGACATTCACCCGTTTGCCAATATTGCCGAGTTGCAGGCGCAACTCGGCCGCGATGTCGCAGCGGCACGACAAATGGCCGCGGCGTATCGCACATGA